Proteins from one Sabethes cyaneus chromosome 2, idSabCyanKW18_F2, whole genome shotgun sequence genomic window:
- the LOC128737534 gene encoding U-scoloptoxin(05)-Sm1a encodes MHRVLVATILFVTVLKTAVAIECYVCNGTDSASPFQCSEWFERFDKPDLKPQDCSNVYGAKYCIKHIGRFEALGILCYQCSSAHSMYCSDMLVADEASPFKPESCDHVFEAEYCVKSTAMHGGIGAKRYCSSRDLGNYCNYVRNPGDQMEYRSCIFTCDTDGCNSGNRLYSMKHSATLGLMVLLVSLIYYVRQ; translated from the exons ATGCATCGTGTTTTGGTTGCAACCATTCTATTCGTCACAGTCTTAAAAACTG CCGTCGCCATCGAGTGCTACGTATGCAATGGAACCGATTCGGCCAGCCCATTCCAGTGCAGCGAGTGGTTCGAACGTTTCGACAAGCCAGACTTAAAGCCACAGGACTGCTCCAATGTGTACGGGGCCAAGTATTGTATCAAGCACATCGGTCGCTTCGAAG CGCTTGGAATCCTCTGTTATCAATGCTCGTCGGCACATTCGATGTACTGTTCCGACATGCTGGTGGCGGACGAGGCGTCTCCGTTCAAGCCGGAATCGTGCGATCATGTGTTCGAAGCGGAGTACTGCGTCAAATCGACGGCGATGCATG GTGGCATCGGAGCTAAGCGGTACTGTTCCTCACGTGACCTGGGCAACTATTGCAACTACGTGCGCAATCCTGGCGATCAGATGGAGTATCGGTCCTGTATTTTCACATGCGACACTGATGGCTGCAACAGCGGGAATCGCTTATACTCGATGAAACATTCTGCAACATTAGGTCTGATGGTACTACTAGTGTCGTTGATCTACTACGTACGACAGTAG